One Gossypium raimondii isolate GPD5lz chromosome 3, ASM2569854v1, whole genome shotgun sequence genomic window carries:
- the LOC128039611 gene encoding uncharacterized protein LOC128039611 — translation MGSLPLMPSSSLILFIPNFWKQCSTVAGVVCEWVKTIFANGTMDSNLNNILIVLFPKISNSESFTQLCSISLCTVLYKLVIKTIANRFKLIFPKLIAHEQTGFIARRNITDNIVVTQEATQSMRSKNKRKWMAIKIDLKQAYDLWDFIDVSL, via the exons ATGGGAAGTTTGCCCCTAATGCCTTCCTCCAGCTTGATCTTGTTCATACCGAATTTTTGG AAACAATGCAGTACGGTAGCGGGAGTAGTTTGCGAATGGGTTAAAACAATTTTCGCTAATGGTACTATGGATTCGAATTTAAATAACATCCTGATCGTTCTTTTCCCTAAGATTTCAAATTCTGAGAGCTTTACACAGCTCTGTTCTATAAGCCTTTGCACGGTTCTTTATAAGCTTGTTATAAAGACAATAGCTAATCGCTTCAAGCTTATTTTCCCCAAACTTATAGCTCATGAGCAGACTGGATTTATTGCCAGAAGGAATATCACTGACAACATTGTCGTCACGCAAGAGGCAACTCAATCTATGCgaagcaaaaataaaaggaagtgGATGGCGATCAAAATCGACCTAAAACAAGCGTATGATCTATGGGATTTCATCGATGTTTCATTATAG